One Candidatus Devosia phytovorans genomic window carries:
- a CDS encoding YafY family protein — MARPDRLFRLLQAMRVMPAPITAARLAEEMDVSLRSLYRDIDSLRAAGARIEGERGYGYRLIEDYALPPQTFDRTEIEALALGLAQVRSMGDSALAGAATAVLAKIAATLPDGREQQLFHAISQVYRPDPRPQSPYIDLIRQACWNEQALRLTYADQHGAETERTILPLAMVYTDHTLTVLAWCCLREAFRMFRCERIIYALPTGASFRPRRASLLRDYLAELGKRPR; from the coding sequence ATGGCCCGTCCCGATCGTCTGTTCCGCCTGCTGCAAGCCATGCGCGTCATGCCCGCGCCGATCACCGCCGCGCGGCTGGCCGAAGAGATGGATGTTTCTTTGCGCTCGCTTTATCGCGATATCGACAGCCTGCGCGCCGCCGGCGCCCGTATCGAGGGCGAGCGCGGCTATGGCTATCGGCTGATCGAAGACTATGCCTTGCCCCCGCAAACCTTCGACCGCACCGAAATCGAAGCGCTTGCCCTGGGCCTGGCTCAGGTCCGCAGCATGGGCGATTCAGCGCTGGCCGGGGCCGCCACCGCCGTCCTCGCCAAAATCGCGGCCACCCTGCCCGATGGTCGCGAGCAGCAACTTTTTCATGCCATTTCCCAGGTCTATCGTCCCGATCCGCGACCCCAATCGCCCTACATCGATCTGATCCGGCAAGCCTGCTGGAACGAGCAGGCGCTGCGCCTGACCTATGCCGACCAACATGGGGCAGAGACCGAACGCACCATCCTGCCGCTCGCCATGGTCTATACCGACCACACCCTGACCGTTCTGGCCTGGTGTTGCCTGCGTGAAGCTTTCCGCATGTTTCGCTGCGAACGCATTATCTATGCACTACCCACCGGCGCCAGCTTCCGCCCACGCCGCGCCAGCCTCTTGCGCGATTATCTCGCAGAGCTCGGCAAGCGCCCGCGCTAG
- a CDS encoding response regulator, whose translation MGTIQNLDISPLALVVDDDPVIRMIMSEMLDDLGFEVAEADSVAAALAYLEGNGERVSFLLTDVQMPGSRNGMTLANHVTFVWPHIRILVTSGVSRPLPGQLPGRAQFMSKPVTSAALDAYVSRFSADMLPSRAPLT comes from the coding sequence ATGGGCACGATACAGAATCTCGATATTTCACCGCTGGCACTGGTTGTGGATGATGATCCGGTCATTCGCATGATCATGAGTGAAATGCTCGATGACCTTGGGTTCGAGGTTGCCGAGGCGGATAGCGTTGCCGCGGCTTTGGCTTATCTCGAAGGCAATGGCGAGCGAGTCAGCTTTTTGCTGACCGATGTGCAGATGCCGGGTTCGCGCAATGGGATGACGCTGGCCAATCATGTGACCTTCGTCTGGCCGCATATCCGCATTCTCGTCACGTCCGGCGTGAGCCGGCCGTTGCCGGGGCAATTGCCGGGCCGGGCACAGTTCATGTCCAAGCCGGTGACCTCGGCAGCGCTCGATGCCTATGTGTCCCGTTTCAGCGCCGACATGCTGCCCAGCCGAGCTCCCCTGACCTAG
- a CDS encoding PRC-barrel domain-containing protein, whose translation MRAFTTASILALLLASPTLAQAPAAPLPATSSQLEQSGLTPPTVTSQGYSTSGQDVLVTKLLGEAVFSSAADDAEEIGIITDMVVTSGQGISAVVLSVGGFLGVGEKDVAVDFAQLTWAEREDGSRRWVLETTAETLTDAPAFIWGDSEETTGQPALTPEEEEEQLVDGDPNAVPVDPALTTDQPERTTINTPVDRTGFTDFDEQGLSAEDLRGIGVYGINDEQIGTIGDIVTNPDGSFDAVIVDVGGFLGLGAKPVAVGFDNLAFSADTFGNRYLFINANREQLETQTEYDPMTYDADRDAQRMVILP comes from the coding sequence ATGCGCGCCTTCACGACTGCCTCCATCCTGGCTCTGCTGCTGGCATCCCCCACCCTGGCCCAGGCGCCGGCCGCGCCCTTGCCTGCGACCTCATCCCAGCTCGAACAATCCGGCCTGACCCCGCCCACCGTCACCTCGCAAGGCTATTCGACCAGCGGCCAGGATGTGCTCGTAACCAAGCTTTTGGGCGAGGCCGTCTTTTCCTCTGCCGCCGATGACGCCGAGGAAATCGGCATCATCACCGATATGGTCGTGACGTCGGGGCAGGGCATTTCCGCCGTTGTGCTGAGCGTCGGCGGCTTTCTCGGTGTCGGTGAAAAGGACGTCGCCGTCGATTTTGCCCAGCTGACCTGGGCAGAGCGCGAGGACGGCTCGCGCCGCTGGGTGCTCGAAACCACCGCCGAAACGCTCACCGACGCCCCCGCCTTTATCTGGGGCGATAGCGAGGAGACGACCGGCCAGCCAGCCCTGACGCCGGAGGAAGAAGAAGAACAGCTCGTCGACGGCGATCCCAATGCCGTGCCCGTTGATCCGGCCCTGACCACCGACCAGCCCGAGCGCACGACCATCAATACCCCGGTCGACCGCACCGGCTTCACCGATTTCGACGAGCAGGGCCTTTCCGCCGAAGACCTGCGCGGCATCGGCGTCTATGGCATCAATGACGAGCAGATCGGCACCATTGGCGATATCGTCACCAATCCCGATGGCAGTTTCGACGCCGTCATCGTCGACGTCGGCGGCTTCCTCGGCCTGGGCGCCAAGCCCGTTGCCGTTGGCTTCGACAACCTCGCCTTCTCGGCCGACACATTTGGCAACCGCTATCTCTTCATCAACGCCAACCGCGAACAGCTCGAAACCCAGACCGAATACGATCCCATGACCTATGACGCCGATCGCGACGCCCAGCGCATGGTCATCCTGCCCTGA
- a CDS encoding VOC family protein: MTIKTTTHLNFRGEAQAALEFYQSVFGGQIALVTYAQLGAVEQPGQEQQIIWGQVESPEGFHIMAYDVRPSQDYAAGVNPVFVSVRGETADEIQGYWDRLADGAAVIQPIGPSGWSPLYGMLKDRFGVTWVIDVAVAHGG, from the coding sequence ATGACGATCAAAACCACGACCCACCTCAATTTTCGCGGCGAGGCCCAGGCCGCGCTGGAATTCTATCAGAGCGTTTTTGGTGGGCAGATTGCGCTGGTGACCTATGCGCAATTGGGAGCGGTGGAACAGCCGGGGCAGGAGCAGCAGATCATCTGGGGTCAGGTGGAATCACCGGAGGGCTTTCACATCATGGCCTATGATGTGCGGCCGTCGCAGGACTATGCGGCGGGCGTGAACCCGGTGTTCGTCTCGGTGCGGGGCGAGACGGCTGACGAGATCCAGGGCTATTGGGACAGGCTGGCTGATGGCGCCGCCGTGATCCAGCCGATCGGACCGTCCGGCTGGTCACCGCTTTATGGCATGCTCAAGGACAGGTTCGGCGTGACCTGGGTGATCGATGTTGCCGTGGCCCATGGAGGGTGA
- a CDS encoding response regulator transcription factor — protein sequence MRVLLIEDDSATAQSIELMLKSESFNVYTTDLGEEGVDLGKLYDYDIILLDLNLPDMSGYEVLRTLRVAKVQTPILILSGLAGIEDKVRGLGFGADDYMTKPFHKDELVARIHAIVRRSKGHAQSVIQTGDLTVNLDTKTVEVQTQRVHLTGKEYQMLELLSLRKGTTLTKEMFLNHLYGGMDEPELKIIDVFICKLRKKLSVATGGKNYIETVWGRGYVLREPDADEGYNENVA from the coding sequence ATGCGGGTACTCCTTATTGAGGACGACAGCGCGACAGCGCAGAGCATCGAACTGATGCTCAAGTCCGAGAGCTTCAATGTCTACACCACCGACCTCGGTGAAGAAGGCGTCGATCTCGGCAAGCTCTACGACTACGACATCATTCTACTCGATCTGAATCTGCCCGACATGAGCGGCTATGAGGTGCTTCGCACCCTGCGCGTCGCCAAGGTGCAGACGCCGATCCTGATCCTTTCCGGCCTTGCCGGCATCGAGGACAAGGTCCGTGGCCTCGGCTTTGGCGCCGACGATTACATGACGAAGCCCTTCCACAAGGACGAGCTCGTGGCCCGCATCCACGCCATCGTCCGTCGGTCCAAGGGCCATGCCCAGTCGGTCATCCAGACCGGCGACCTCACGGTCAACCTGGACACCAAGACCGTCGAAGTGCAGACCCAGCGGGTGCACCTCACCGGCAAGGAATACCAGATGCTCGAGCTGCTCTCCCTCCGCAAGGGGACCACGCTCACCAAGGAAATGTTCCTCAACCACCTCTATGGTGGCATGGACGAACCCGAGCTCAAGATCATCGACGTGTTCATCTGCAAGCTGCGCAAGAAGCTCTCCGTTGCGACCGGCGGCAAGAACTACATCGAAACCGTCTGGGGCCGCGGCTATGTCCTGCGCGAACCCGATGCCGACGAAGGCTACAACGAGAACGTCGCCTAA
- the fliI gene encoding flagellar protein export ATPase FliI, which yields MKALISAVDAIDDIEVFGRVKSVQGLLVEIVGPVRELRVGGRVLIETVNEEQLAAEIIGFKNGHALCLPFGQLSGVRMGCKAVFQRSDGAVYPSEGWLGRVITANGEPMDGKGPLPLGAKGFPLRQDPLLAHDRVRVGDPLNLGVRCLNTFTTLCEGQRMGIFAGSGVGKSVLMSMLARNTDVDVSVIGLIGERGREVHEFIQEYLGEEGLKRAVVVVATSDEAALMRRQAAYISLSIAEFFRDQGLRVLCMMDSLTRFAMAQREIGLAIGEPPTAKGYPPTVFTELPRLLERAGPGTPTTGSITGLFTVLVEGDDHNEPIADAVRGILDGHIVMERGIAERGRYPAVNVLRSISRTMPGCVPVDFRPVLQKARELMSIYSDMEELIRLGAYRKGSDPKVDRAIAINPAFEAFLGQSREETTSIGEGYDMLRSIMEQAGAAD from the coding sequence ATGAAGGCGCTGATCTCCGCTGTTGATGCCATTGACGACATCGAGGTGTTCGGCCGCGTCAAATCGGTGCAGGGCCTGCTTGTCGAAATTGTCGGCCCGGTGCGCGAATTGCGCGTTGGCGGTCGCGTGCTGATCGAGACCGTCAATGAGGAGCAACTGGCTGCGGAGATAATTGGTTTCAAGAACGGGCACGCTTTGTGTCTGCCCTTCGGCCAATTGAGCGGCGTGCGCATGGGCTGCAAGGCGGTGTTCCAGCGCAGCGATGGGGCGGTCTACCCATCGGAAGGCTGGCTGGGACGGGTGATCACCGCCAATGGCGAGCCGATGGATGGCAAGGGGCCGCTGCCGCTGGGGGCAAAAGGCTTTCCGCTGCGGCAGGATCCGCTGCTGGCGCATGACCGCGTGCGCGTGGGCGATCCGCTCAATCTGGGCGTACGGTGCCTCAATACATTCACCACGCTCTGCGAAGGGCAGCGCATGGGGATCTTTGCCGGCTCGGGTGTCGGCAAGTCGGTGCTGATGTCGATGCTGGCGCGCAATACCGATGTCGACGTCTCGGTGATCGGACTGATCGGCGAGCGCGGCCGCGAGGTGCATGAATTCATCCAGGAATATCTGGGCGAGGAGGGCCTGAAGCGCGCCGTGGTGGTGGTGGCGACGTCGGACGAGGCGGCGCTGATGCGGCGGCAGGCGGCCTATATCTCGCTGTCGATCGCCGAATTCTTTCGCGACCAGGGGTTGCGGGTACTGTGCATGATGGACAGCCTGACGCGCTTTGCCATGGCGCAGCGCGAGATTGGCCTCGCCATTGGCGAGCCGCCGACGGCCAAGGGCTATCCGCCGACGGTTTTCACCGAATTGCCGCGCCTGTTGGAAAGAGCAGGTCCGGGCACACCCACAACAGGTTCCATTACCGGACTATTTACCGTTTTGGTGGAAGGTGATGATCACAACGAGCCCATTGCGGATGCCGTGCGCGGTATTCTTGATGGGCACATCGTGATGGAGCGCGGTATTGCCGAGCGGGGACGCTACCCTGCCGTCAACGTGCTCCGGTCCATCTCGCGCACCATGCCAGGGTGTGTTCCGGTCGACTTCCGCCCGGTCCTGCAAAAGGCGCGTGAGCTCATGTCCATCTATTCGGACATGGAGGAACTGATCCGGCTGGGGGCTTACCGGAAAGGGTCAGATCCGAAAGTGGACCGTGCGATCGCCATCAACCCGGCATTCGAGGCTTTTTTGGGCCAGAGCCGGGAAGAGACGACATCGATTGGCGAGGGCTATGACATGCTCAGGTCAATCATGGAGCAGGCGGGTGCGGCAGACTGA
- the fliJ gene encoding flagellar export protein FliJ has product MKSRSESLIRLKKFQVDEKRRQVAQIEMMIADFERMASELDQQIEIEQTKTGISDVAHFAYSTFAKAALSRRDNLLNSANDMKSKLEGAQDALAEALEDLKKVELLDQREHQRDAAEQLKVEQEQYDEIGRLRFSRQ; this is encoded by the coding sequence GTGAAATCGCGCAGCGAGAGCCTCATTCGGCTCAAAAAGTTCCAGGTGGACGAAAAGCGCCGTCAGGTGGCCCAGATCGAAATGATGATCGCCGATTTCGAGCGCATGGCGTCCGAACTCGACCAGCAGATCGAGATCGAGCAGACCAAGACCGGCATTTCCGACGTGGCCCACTTTGCCTATTCGACCTTTGCCAAGGCAGCGCTGAGCCGCCGCGACAACCTGCTCAATTCAGCCAATGACATGAAGAGCAAACTCGAAGGCGCCCAGGATGCGCTGGCGGAAGCGCTCGAAGACCTCAAGAAGGTCGAGTTGCTGGACCAGCGCGAGCACCAGCGCGATGCGGCAGAACAGCTCAAGGTCGAGCAGGAACAATATGACGAGATCGGCCGCCTGCGCTTTTCGCGGCAGTAG
- a CDS encoding GNAT family N-acetyltransferase, translating into MQTTILIVPPFSTLCNAAFALRREVFVWEQKVPEEEENDADDLTATHFVAVAQGEVVGTLRVLDKPEHIKIGRVAVRLSFRGHGIAKAMILAAMEHARASGRDRFYLTAQSDKLGMYEKLGFVAFGPEFQDGGMPHRAMRTYEIETATLTN; encoded by the coding sequence ATGCAAACCACCATTCTCATCGTCCCGCCCTTTTCCACGCTCTGTAACGCCGCCTTCGCGCTGCGCCGCGAAGTCTTCGTCTGGGAGCAGAAGGTGCCCGAGGAAGAAGAAAATGACGCCGACGACCTGACCGCGACCCATTTCGTCGCCGTCGCCCAGGGCGAAGTGGTCGGCACGCTCCGCGTCCTCGACAAGCCCGAGCATATCAAGATCGGCCGCGTCGCCGTGCGTTTGAGCTTCCGCGGTCACGGCATCGCCAAGGCAATGATCCTGGCTGCCATGGAGCATGCCAGGGCCTCGGGCCGCGACCGCTTCTATCTCACGGCCCAGTCCGACAAGCTCGGCATGTATGAAAAGCTCGGCTTCGTGGCCTTCGGTCCCGAATTCCAGGACGGCGGCATGCCGCATCGCGCCATGCGCACCTACGAAATTGAGACGGCGACATTAACCAATTAG
- a CDS encoding C1 family peptidase, with amino-acid sequence MPNPNFDKLNQKIRAAGADWVAGETPLSKYYGTKSASKSLGLALTPEIAFGTLQSARSEDQISFAAAAPPPPEVDWRKQNNKNWVTPVRDQKSCGSCVAFATLASLESRLLIAHNKPGANFDLSEANLFHCGAPNSCDTGWQPELAFQHLRSNGVGLESNWPYIPRDEPCKAIPVAARIDGHNVAGTSTARKVAVGKGPVVAAMAVFGDFTAYTSGIYRHIEGGLVGYHAVCIIGYSDTQGCWIAKNSWNPRWGESGFFRIRYGECGIDTQFPFTYPTSVSLQNGVTIN; translated from the coding sequence ATGCCAAATCCCAACTTTGACAAGCTAAACCAAAAGATCAGGGCGGCCGGGGCTGACTGGGTCGCGGGTGAGACGCCGCTAAGCAAATATTACGGGACCAAATCAGCGTCTAAATCGCTTGGTCTCGCCCTGACACCGGAAATTGCGTTCGGAACGCTTCAGTCCGCACGCAGCGAGGATCAGATATCTTTCGCAGCCGCTGCCCCGCCGCCGCCCGAAGTGGACTGGCGAAAGCAGAACAACAAAAACTGGGTAACGCCGGTCCGGGATCAAAAGAGTTGCGGCAGCTGCGTTGCCTTCGCCACATTGGCCAGCTTGGAGTCCCGCCTGCTCATTGCCCACAACAAGCCAGGCGCAAACTTTGACCTGTCGGAAGCCAATCTCTTCCACTGCGGAGCGCCAAATTCCTGCGACACGGGTTGGCAACCCGAACTAGCCTTCCAGCACTTGCGGTCGAACGGTGTTGGGCTTGAAAGCAACTGGCCCTACATTCCTCGCGACGAGCCGTGCAAGGCCATACCTGTGGCAGCAAGGATTGATGGCCACAATGTTGCCGGCACCAGCACGGCCAGAAAGGTCGCGGTTGGCAAAGGGCCGGTGGTCGCCGCCATGGCAGTGTTCGGCGATTTTACGGCCTACACAAGCGGCATTTACCGCCATATTGAAGGCGGTCTCGTCGGCTATCATGCAGTTTGCATCATCGGATACAGCGACACTCAGGGTTGCTGGATTGCCAAGAACAGTTGGAACCCACGCTGGGGCGAAAGCGGGTTTTTCCGCATCCGCTATGGCGAATGCGGTATAGACACCCAGTTTCCGTTTACCTATCCTACCAGCGTAAGTCTGCAGAATGGGGTGACGATCAACTGA
- a CDS encoding PRC-barrel domain-containing protein: MIRTLLASTAVAALLTTGAMAQEAAPAAPATTEAPATDAMAPASTDAVTGTDVDSGAMQTTEVDEPWDMSAGYTAADTDNLGSRLIGQPVYSAAGEEAEEIGNVSDIVFSETGDITAVVIGVGGFLGIGEKAVAVDFGALEFTLAADNTERWVLPTTAEALTAAPDFVWAEDEPVDGAADGMAPADPAAGGAMAPADPMAAPATN; encoded by the coding sequence ATGATCCGCACCCTTCTGGCCAGCACGGCCGTTGCAGCCCTGCTCACCACTGGCGCCATGGCTCAGGAAGCAGCCCCGGCTGCTCCTGCCACGACGGAAGCTCCGGCAACCGACGCCATGGCTCCTGCCTCGACCGATGCCGTGACCGGCACGGACGTCGATAGCGGCGCCATGCAGACCACTGAAGTCGATGAGCCCTGGGACATGTCGGCCGGCTATACCGCCGCTGACACGGACAACCTCGGTTCGCGCCTGATCGGCCAGCCCGTCTATTCGGCTGCCGGTGAAGAAGCCGAGGAAATCGGCAATGTTTCCGACATCGTCTTCTCCGAAACCGGTGACATTACCGCCGTCGTTATCGGCGTTGGTGGCTTCCTCGGCATCGGCGAAAAGGCCGTTGCGGTTGATTTCGGTGCTCTAGAATTCACCCTTGCGGCTGACAACACCGAACGCTGGGTCCTGCCCACCACGGCTGAAGCCCTGACTGCTGCTCCGGACTTTGTCTGGGCCGAGGATGAGCCTGTCGACGGTGCCGCCGATGGCATGGCTCCGGCCGATCCGGCTGCCGGTGGCGCAATGGCCCCGGCTGACCCGATGGCTGCTCCGGCAACCAACTAA